A section of the Metabacillus endolithicus genome encodes:
- a CDS encoding monovalent cation:proton antiporter family protein codes for MHGASVTSLVIVILAAFLTPILLHRLKLNFMPVVVAEIIVGLIIGKSGFDVVHQDMWLETLSMLGFIFLMFLSGLEIDFTAFAGGKKKEKLPSGKDAPNAFFVSLIVFVGIFALSLLLSYIFVWIGLMDNAFLMTLIISTISLGVVVPTLKDAGIMKSNIGQIILLVAVIADLVTMVLLAVFASIYGGGDNNTWLLLVLFGAGVGLYFLGKTFMNRSFIETMSKGTIQIGTRAVFTLIILLVAISETIGAENILGAFLAGVLVSLLSPNKEMVQKLDSFGYGFLIPIFFVMVGVDLDIWALFKDPKIFLLIPLLFIALLISKILPVYYLKRWYDGKTTLAAGFLLTSTLSLVIAAATIGERMEIITAEMSGALILVAVITSIVTPIFFKKLFPKSEGKPTKIKVAFIGANQMSLPVTRELNQDLYETTVYHIQQDKIDKQISESLFDIREIGDFQVETLKDQNAFDVDLIVVATGDEQRNADIALFAKKEQVDRVIASVASPDLASQLKDEGIDIFSTLLSTKTMLRALIEAPSVMRILTNQETTLYQINLNNAKYDNILLRNFPFTGDIIFVRIFRGKDSIVPHGDTDLKLGDRLIVTGSREYVNELKHELELI; via the coding sequence ATGCATGGAGCATCTGTAACTTCATTAGTTATTGTTATTCTCGCAGCATTTCTAACCCCTATTTTGCTACATCGATTAAAGCTAAACTTTATGCCAGTCGTCGTAGCCGAAATTATCGTTGGGTTAATTATTGGAAAAAGTGGTTTTGATGTTGTCCACCAGGATATGTGGCTTGAGACATTATCAATGCTTGGATTTATTTTCTTAATGTTTCTTAGTGGTCTTGAAATAGACTTTACAGCTTTTGCAGGAGGAAAGAAAAAGGAAAAGCTTCCTTCTGGTAAAGATGCACCTAATGCGTTTTTCGTATCACTCATCGTATTTGTTGGGATTTTTGCTCTATCCTTATTATTATCCTACATCTTTGTATGGATCGGGTTAATGGATAACGCGTTTTTAATGACCTTAATTATTTCGACTATTTCTCTAGGAGTAGTAGTACCTACATTAAAAGATGCAGGAATTATGAAATCGAATATTGGTCAAATTATTTTACTTGTGGCTGTTATCGCAGATTTAGTCACAATGGTGCTACTTGCTGTTTTTGCTTCCATTTATGGTGGTGGAGACAACAATACCTGGTTGTTATTAGTTCTATTTGGAGCAGGTGTTGGGCTCTATTTCTTAGGAAAAACATTTATGAATCGTTCATTCATCGAAACAATGTCAAAAGGGACGATTCAAATTGGGACACGAGCTGTTTTTACGTTAATTATTTTATTAGTGGCGATTTCCGAAACAATTGGTGCCGAAAATATTTTAGGAGCCTTTTTAGCAGGTGTGCTAGTTTCACTATTATCTCCTAACAAAGAAATGGTTCAAAAGCTTGATTCTTTCGGATATGGATTTCTTATTCCGATTTTCTTTGTAATGGTTGGAGTTGATTTAGATATTTGGGCATTGTTTAAAGATCCAAAAATCTTCCTGCTTATTCCATTATTATTTATTGCACTTCTGATCTCTAAGATTTTGCCTGTTTATTATTTGAAAAGATGGTACGATGGCAAAACAACACTTGCAGCTGGTTTTCTCTTAACATCCACGCTTTCTCTTGTCATTGCTGCTGCTACGATTGGGGAGAGAATGGAGATTATCACAGCTGAAATGTCTGGTGCACTTATTTTAGTTGCCGTTATTACGAGTATAGTAACTCCGATTTTCTTTAAAAAACTATTTCCAAAAAGCGAAGGAAAACCAACCAAAATAAAGGTTGCCTTTATTGGTGCCAATCAAATGTCACTTCCTGTTACGAGAGAGCTAAACCAGGATCTTTATGAAACAACGGTTTATCATATTCAACAAGATAAAATTGATAAACAAATTTCTGAATCATTGTTTGATATTAGAGAAATTGGTGATTTTCAGGTTGAAACATTAAAAGATCAAAATGCATTTGATGTAGATTTAATCGTTGTAGCTACAGGTGATGAACAACGAAATGCCGATATTGCCTTATTTGCAAAAAAAGAGCAAGTTGATCGAGTAATTGCTAGTGTGGCTTCTCCTGATTTAGCAAGTCAATTAAAGGATGAAGGTATTGATATTTTCTCTACACTTCTTTCAACAAAAACGATGCTTCGTGCTTTAATTGAAGCACCAAGTGTTATGAGAATCTTAACAAATCAGGAAACAACTCTATATCAAATTAACTTAAATAATGCTAAATACGATAACATCCTGTTACGAAACTTTCCGTTTACAGGAGACATTATTTTTGTCCGTATTTTCAGAGGCAAAGATTCGATTGTTCCTCATGGAGATACAGACCTGAAATTAGGAGATCGTCTAATTGTGACGGGCTCTAGAGAATATGTAAATGAACTTAAACATGAGTTGGAATTGATATAA
- the thiO gene encoding glycine oxidase ThiO has translation MQKQYDVGIVGGGIIGQSIAYQLAKEGISVLVLDSHKGGTGATSAAAGMLGANSELENNDAFFQFAKESQRHYHILRDELSELSQINIQLVDKGMYKLAMTENEAKVLKKAIEDYETLEWHTKETVLQNEPHVSDLIVGALFIPEDGHVSPTHVCAAFSKSASLLGATFKENTPVHSIKKTAANEYTLSTPQGDYLCSKVVIANGVWSGHFFKQLGLEVSMKPVKGECLSVQGDHLNLEKTLFYDHCYIVPKGDGRFVVGATMIEDDWSTTPSLGGIQSLIEKVTPMMPSITSAKLLDTWAGLRPQSDDGKPYIGQHPEDDNIYFASGHYRNGILLAPKTGTMIRDLILKRKQNDEYIHAFSLTRKLTQTTR, from the coding sequence ATGCAAAAACAATATGATGTTGGAATTGTTGGCGGCGGTATTATTGGACAGTCAATTGCCTATCAGCTTGCAAAAGAGGGAATCTCCGTTCTTGTATTAGATAGCCATAAAGGTGGTACAGGTGCAACAAGTGCAGCTGCTGGAATGCTTGGGGCAAATTCCGAATTGGAAAATAATGATGCTTTTTTTCAGTTTGCGAAGGAAAGCCAGAGACACTATCACATCTTGCGTGATGAGCTTTCAGAATTATCACAGATTAATATTCAGCTAGTTGACAAAGGAATGTATAAGCTAGCAATGACAGAAAATGAAGCGAAAGTTTTGAAGAAAGCTATAGAAGATTATGAAACCTTAGAATGGCACACAAAAGAAACAGTTTTACAAAATGAACCACATGTGTCTGATTTGATTGTAGGAGCGCTTTTTATTCCTGAAGATGGTCATGTTTCTCCTACACATGTATGTGCGGCTTTTTCGAAATCTGCTAGTTTACTAGGAGCAACATTTAAAGAAAATACACCCGTTCATTCTATTAAGAAAACAGCTGCAAATGAGTATACGTTATCAACACCGCAAGGGGATTATCTTTGTAGCAAAGTAGTTATCGCAAATGGAGTATGGAGTGGTCACTTTTTTAAACAATTAGGACTTGAAGTAAGTATGAAGCCGGTTAAGGGTGAATGTCTTTCTGTTCAAGGAGATCACTTAAATCTGGAAAAGACTCTTTTCTATGATCATTGTTATATCGTTCCAAAGGGTGATGGAAGGTTTGTTGTAGGAGCTACAATGATCGAGGATGATTGGAGTACAACACCATCACTTGGAGGAATTCAGTCCCTGATTGAAAAAGTAACTCCGATGATGCCAAGTATTACATCCGCTAAGCTTCTCGATACTTGGGCTGGATTAAGGCCACAATCTGATGATGGAAAGCCATATATTGGACAGCATCCTGAGGATGACAATATTTACTTTGCGTCAGGACATTATCGAAATGGTATTTTGCTTGCTCCTAAAACAGGTACAATGATCAGAGATCTTATTTTAAAAAGAAAGCAAAACGATGAGTATATTCATGCTTTTTCTTTAACGAGAAAGCTTACGCAAACAACGAGGTGA
- the thiS gene encoding sulfur carrier protein ThiS codes for MGIKLNGEQVDLNQEIKTIQHLLAFYKLEDRLVIVEHNREIVLKDQYENTTISNGDEIELVHFVGGG; via the coding sequence ATGGGCATTAAATTAAATGGTGAACAGGTTGATTTAAATCAAGAAATTAAAACAATTCAGCATCTACTGGCGTTTTACAAGCTGGAAGATCGTCTTGTTATTGTCGAGCATAACCGCGAGATTGTTTTAAAAGATCAATACGAAAACACAACCATTTCAAATGGTGATGAAATTGAGTTAGTTCATTTTGTAGGAGGAGGATGA
- a CDS encoding thiazole synthase has product MLKIADKTFQSRLLLGTGKYPSFDIQKEAVAQSEAEILTFAVRRMNIFEESQPNFLEQLDVSKYTLLPNTAGAKTAEEAVRIAKLAKASGLCDMIKVEVIGCDRSLLPDPVETLKASEMLLEEGFIVLPYTSDDVVLARRLEELGVHAIMPGASPIGSGQGLLNPLNLSFIIEQSKVPVIIDAGIGSPADAALAMELGADGVLLNTAVSAAKDPVKMAVAMKLAIEAGRLGYEAGRIAKKDYAIASSPTEGMITT; this is encoded by the coding sequence ATGTTGAAAATTGCAGATAAAACATTTCAATCAAGATTATTATTAGGTACAGGAAAGTACCCTTCATTTGATATTCAAAAGGAAGCAGTTGCCCAATCAGAAGCGGAGATCTTAACGTTTGCGGTGCGCCGAATGAATATTTTCGAAGAATCACAGCCGAATTTTTTAGAGCAATTAGATGTTTCAAAATATACACTGCTACCAAATACAGCAGGAGCTAAAACAGCTGAAGAAGCAGTAAGAATTGCGAAACTAGCAAAAGCATCAGGCTTATGTGACATGATCAAGGTTGAGGTTATTGGCTGTGATCGTTCATTATTACCAGACCCAGTTGAAACGTTAAAAGCAAGTGAAATGCTTTTAGAAGAGGGCTTTATCGTTTTACCATACACATCAGATGATGTTGTGCTTGCTAGAAGATTAGAAGAGTTAGGTGTTCATGCTATTATGCCGGGAGCATCTCCAATTGGCTCTGGACAGGGACTTCTAAATCCTCTTAATCTATCATTTATTATTGAGCAATCTAAAGTGCCGGTCATTATTGACGCAGGAATTGGTTCACCAGCGGATGCGGCATTAGCAATGGAGCTTGGTGCAGATGGTGTTCTATTAAACACAGCTGTGTCGGCTGCTAAAGATCCTGTGAAAATGGCTGTTGCGATGAAGCTAGCGATTGAAGCTGGAAGACTAGGGTATGAAGCTGGTAGAATAGCTAAAAAAGACTATGCTATTGCAAGTAGTCCAACAGAAGGAATGATTACAACTTAA
- a CDS encoding thiazole biosynthesis adenylyltransferase ThiF, with amino-acid sequence MERYSRQMLFTPIGEKGQDNIRKKHVLIVGAGALGTASAEMIARAGIGTLTIVDRDYVEWSNLQRQQLYIEDDAINRIPKAVAAKQHLEKINSEVDVLSYVEDVTSANIEEFAEGVDVIIDATDNFETRLLINDLSIKNNIPWIYGGCVGSYGLSFTIIPSETPCLHCLLKHIPFDGMTCDTVGVISPIVSMVASHQTAEALKILVGDMENMRGKLVSFDLWKNQYSSINMDRLKNEACPTCGSDPVFPYLTAKMETKAAVLCGRDTVQIRPSSGKQFSFEQIAERIKPIADAFLENPFLMSFTFGEHRIVLFKDGRALIHGTKDISEAKKIYHRYIG; translated from the coding sequence ATGGAACGCTATTCTAGACAAATGCTTTTTACTCCAATTGGAGAAAAGGGTCAAGATAACATACGAAAAAAACATGTATTGATTGTTGGAGCAGGTGCTTTAGGTACAGCTAGCGCTGAAATGATTGCACGTGCGGGCATTGGAACATTAACAATTGTTGACCGAGATTATGTTGAATGGAGCAATTTGCAAAGACAGCAGCTTTATATAGAAGATGATGCGATCAATCGCATCCCGAAAGCTGTTGCAGCAAAGCAGCATCTTGAAAAAATAAATTCAGAAGTAGATGTATTATCTTATGTAGAAGATGTTACCTCTGCAAATATTGAGGAATTTGCCGAAGGTGTAGATGTAATCATAGATGCAACGGATAATTTCGAAACAAGATTATTGATTAATGATCTTTCAATAAAAAATAATATTCCGTGGATTTACGGTGGCTGTGTTGGAAGCTATGGGTTATCGTTCACCATTATTCCTAGCGAAACACCGTGTTTACATTGCTTATTAAAGCATATCCCGTTTGATGGAATGACATGTGACACAGTCGGGGTGATCTCACCAATTGTAAGTATGGTTGCTTCACATCAAACAGCAGAAGCACTTAAAATTCTCGTAGGTGATATGGAAAACATGCGAGGTAAGCTTGTATCATTTGATTTATGGAAAAATCAATATTCTTCAATTAATATGGATCGATTGAAAAATGAGGCATGTCCAACTTGTGGTAGTGATCCAGTTTTTCCTTACTTAACGGCTAAAATGGAAACAAAGGCTGCTGTTCTATGCGGTAGAGATACTGTGCAAATACGACCAAGTTCAGGCAAGCAATTTTCTTTTGAACAAATTGCTGAGCGAATAAAGCCGATTGCAGATGCTTTTTTAGAAAATCCATTTCTTATGTCATTTACATTTGGTGAACACAGGATTGTTCTATTTAAGGACGGTCGTGCCCTTATCCATGGAACGAAGGATATTTCTGAAGCGAAGAAGATTTATCACCGCTACATCGGGTAG
- the thiD gene encoding bifunctional hydroxymethylpyrimidine kinase/phosphomethylpyrimidine kinase, whose amino-acid sequence MTVSRALTIAGSDSGGGAGIQADLKTFQELGVFGMTAITAVTAQNTLGVQGVYPLTIEALKTQIDSVAVDLQPNAVKTGMLFNAEMIQLVAERIRYYNWENIIVDPVMIAKGGQSLLQEEAVEALITSLMPLAKVITPNIPEAEVLTGMKIQTFEQKKEAAKKLFDLGATFVMIKGGHDPNGEVVIDLLYDGQRFDTFEGVRKETKHTHGTGCTFAAAITAEMSKGKSVREAVKTAKAFIQAAIEDQLGIGGGHGPTNHWAFKKNNITTV is encoded by the coding sequence ATGACGGTATCTCGTGCTTTAACAATTGCGGGATCGGACTCTGGAGGAGGAGCTGGCATCCAAGCGGATTTAAAAACGTTTCAAGAGCTTGGAGTGTTTGGCATGACAGCAATTACTGCTGTTACAGCTCAAAATACACTTGGTGTCCAAGGAGTTTATCCTTTAACAATAGAAGCGTTAAAAACTCAAATTGATTCAGTTGCAGTAGATTTACAACCAAATGCTGTCAAAACAGGCATGCTTTTTAATGCTGAAATGATTCAGCTTGTTGCGGAGCGAATTCGTTATTATAACTGGGAAAATATCATTGTTGATCCTGTTATGATCGCAAAAGGCGGGCAATCATTATTACAAGAAGAAGCTGTAGAGGCTTTGATTACCTCCTTAATGCCGTTAGCTAAAGTGATTACCCCAAATATACCTGAAGCAGAAGTGTTAACAGGTATGAAGATCCAAACGTTTGAGCAAAAAAAAGAGGCAGCTAAAAAGCTGTTTGATCTTGGTGCAACGTTTGTCATGATTAAAGGTGGTCATGATCCTAACGGTGAAGTGGTTATTGACCTATTATATGATGGACAGCGTTTTGACACGTTCGAAGGTGTACGAAAAGAAACAAAACATACTCATGGTACCGGCTGTACATTTGCAGCTGCAATCACTGCTGAAATGAGTAAAGGGAAGAGTGTACGTGAAGCTGTGAAAACCGCAAAAGCCTTTATTCAGGCTGCAATTGAAGATCAATTAGGCATTGGTGGGGGGCATGGTCCAACCAATCATTGGGCTTTCAAGAAAAATAACATAACAACCGTATAA
- the thiE gene encoding thiamine phosphate synthase has translation MNVSQALKVYFVMGSVNCLNFDPEKTLSEAIKGGITMFQYREKGEGALVGEEQVYLGKKLKMLCEKNRIPFIVNDDIDLALELNADGIHIGQDDSDPFYTRKRIGATKWIGISTHSVQEAKKAVADGADYIGVGPMFSTKTKKDAHDVVGPFLITQIREAGFIHLPIVGIGGITVENASEVYHLGANGVAIISAVSQAKSPKDATQAFCSIQ, from the coding sequence ATGAACGTATCTCAAGCACTAAAAGTATATTTTGTGATGGGATCTGTGAATTGTCTGAATTTTGATCCGGAAAAAACATTGTCTGAGGCCATAAAGGGTGGCATTACGATGTTTCAATATAGAGAGAAGGGCGAGGGAGCTTTAGTAGGTGAAGAACAAGTTTATTTAGGAAAAAAATTAAAAATGCTATGTGAAAAGAATAGAATTCCATTTATTGTGAATGATGATATTGACTTAGCATTGGAACTTAATGCAGATGGAATTCATATTGGTCAAGATGATAGTGATCCTTTTTACACAAGAAAAAGGATAGGAGCAACCAAATGGATTGGAATTTCAACACATTCTGTTCAGGAGGCGAAAAAGGCAGTAGCTGATGGAGCCGATTATATCGGAGTCGGCCCAATGTTCTCAACGAAAACAAAAAAAGATGCACATGATGTAGTAGGGCCCTTTCTTATTACGCAAATAAGAGAAGCTGGCTTTATTCATTTGCCGATTGTGGGAATTGGTGGAATTACAGTAGAAAATGCCAGTGAGGTTTACCATTTAGGTGCAAATGGGGTGGCAATCATCAGTGCGGTCAGCCAGGCGAAGTCACCAAAAGATGCCACACAAGCATTTTGTTCGATACAATAG